In Deinococcus psychrotolerans, the genomic window CCCTTGGAGGGGCCAGGGGGAGCTGTTGGAGGCGGCTTTGGCCGTGTTTCTCTGATGCGTCATCACGGGTAGTTGGCGACTTAGTAGGCACTCGGTTGGCTCTACAAGCAGATAAGGCCCGCTTTCCTTTCGGACGGCGGGCCTTGTTTGTGGATTGTGGTGGTGTTGCGGAGATGGAGGTGGGCGGTCAAAAGCATTCGCTTTGCTCACCTACCCCTCCTGGGCCAAAGGCTAAAGACCCAACTCACTCCTCTTTTGAAGCCAACCTTCGCCTTCCCATTTCTCAAACTGGCCCAGTCTTAAACGCAGCGGCCAGAACGCTACCGAAGGCTCAGCCGTGGAGAACGCCGGAGGAAGGAGGCAATAGAAACGCTGCGCAGACACAGTGCCGAGCGCAGCGACTAGCTCCCTCGCCCCACTGGGGCGGGGGCTGGGGGGTGGGGAAGACGACGCATTAGCCCAAAAGCCAAAGCCCAAAACGCCTTCCAACTCAAGCGTTATATGTACTGCTCGACGTACTCCCGCCACGCCCCGTCCAATTGGTGTGGAAGAACTCGCCGCGCGGCTTGTCCACCCGCTCATAGGTGTGCGCCCCAAAGTAATCGCGCTGGGCCTGCAAAATGTTGGCGCTGAGGCGCTCGCTGCGGTAGCCGTCATAGTAAGCCAGAGCGCTGGAAAAGGCCGGGGCCCATACTCCGCGCAGGGCGGCGGCCGCCACCACTTGCCGCCACGCTCCCTGAGCACTTCCCACCGCGTCGGTGAAATAGCTGTCGAGCAGCAAGTTGGGCAGTTCGCCGTTTTGGTCGAAGGCGGCTTTGATCTTGTCCAAAAAGGCGGCGCGGATGATGCAGCCGCCGCGCCACATCTGCGCGACGCTGCCGAAGTTCAGCTTCCAGCCGTACTCGGCAGCCGCCAACTCCATCATCTGAAAGCCCTGTGCATACGAGCAGATTTTGGAAGCGTAGAGGGCTTGCCGGACTTGCTCCACGAAGATGTCTTTGTCGGGGGCGTCCACCGCGTCGGGGCCGCGCAGCACTTTGCTGGCGGCCACCCGCTGGTCTTTAAGCGCACTCAGGATGCGGGCGAACACTGCCTCGGCGATGGTGTTGGCCGGTGCGCCCACGTCGAGCGCGGTGACCGAAGTCCATTTGCCCGTCCCTTTTTGTCCGGCGGTGTCCAGAATCACGTCCACCATCGGCTTACCAGTTTCGTCATCCACTTTCCGCAAAATTTCGGCGGTAATTTCAATCAGGTAACTGTCGAGTTCACCCTTGTTCCACTCGTCAAAAATCTGGCCGATTTCGGGGGCCGACAAGCCCAGTGCGCCGCTGAGCAAGCTGTACGCTTCAGAAATCATCTGCATGTCGGCGTATTCGATGCCGTTGTGTACCATCTTGACAAAGTGCCCCGCGCCGCCTTCGCCCACCCAATCGCAGCAGGGCTGGCCGCCGACCTGCGCGGCAATTTTTTGGAAGATCGGCCCCACCTCCGGCCAAGCCTTGGCGTTGCCACCCGGCATGATGCTGGGGCCGGTCAGCGCCCCTTCCTCGCCGCCCGACACGCCCGCGCCAACAAACAAAATGTTCTTTTCGGCCAGCGCTTTCTCGCGCCGCACCGTGTCGGGAAAATGGGTGTTGCCGCCGTCGATGATGATGTCGCCTTCGTCGAGTAGGGGCGTGATCATGTCAATAAAAGTGTCCACGGCGGGGCCAGCTTTGATCATCAGCATCACTTTGCGCGGCTTTTTGAGCAAGCTGATGAAGGTCGGGAGGTCGTCTGCGCCCAGAATGCTCAGGCCCTTGGCGCGGCCCACCACGAAGTCGTCCACCTTGCTGGTGGTGCGGTTAAAAGCCGCCACCGTAAAGCCTTTGGAGGCCATGTTGAGAATGAGATTCTCGCCCATGACTGCCAGCCCAATCACGCCGATATCGGCTGTGGCCTCCGCGACGGGCGCATAAATAAGTTGGTTACCGCTCACTGCTTCGGAGCGAACGGCGTGGGCGCTGGCTACAGGCGTAGGGGTGTTGTCATCTGGTTTGGTCATGGGTGCAGCTCCTTTGAGGGTGGAAGGAAGGTGAGCGGCGGGTCAGATTTGCTGTTTTTAATATAGGCTCAGCGCGGATGAGGCGCTCAAGCGGGAAGCCGGTTACAACAAAGGAGGCGCAGCCCAGCGGCCCGCCTCCTTTGCTCAAGCGTGAAAGTGAAGTCGGTTAGCCTTCCATCGAGGCCAGTCCGCCACGCTGTTCTCCGCCCGGGCCCTCGCCTTTGCGGGGCAGCCGCAGGTTGGGCATCGGCAGGGTGGTCAAGAAGGCCAGCAGCGCCACGAAAATCGCGATCAGGTAGATGCGGCTGACGGTGTTGGCAAAGCCCACCTTGAAAGCCCGGCTGGACAGGTTGTAGGTCGTCTTGGCGTCGGCCAGGGTGCTGGCCTGAATGGTATCGAGCTGCGCCTTGATTCGCGCCAGCGCCTGCGCCTTACCTTGCTCAGTTTGGAGGGCCGCCGGGGGAATCTGGGCCAAGCCGGTTCTGAGGCCCTCG contains:
- the gnd gene encoding decarboxylating NADP(+)-dependent phosphogluconate dehydrogenase produces the protein MGENLILNMASKGFTVAAFNRTTSKVDDFVVGRAKGLSILGADDLPTFISLLKKPRKVMLMIKAGPAVDTFIDMITPLLDEGDIIIDGGNTHFPDTVRREKALAEKNILFVGAGVSGGEEGALTGPSIMPGGNAKAWPEVGPIFQKIAAQVGGQPCCDWVGEGGAGHFVKMVHNGIEYADMQMISEAYSLLSGALGLSAPEIGQIFDEWNKGELDSYLIEITAEILRKVDDETGKPMVDVILDTAGQKGTGKWTSVTALDVGAPANTIAEAVFARILSALKDQRVAASKVLRGPDAVDAPDKDIFVEQVRQALYASKICSYAQGFQMMELAAAEYGWKLNFGSVAQMWRGGCIIRAAFLDKIKAAFDQNGELPNLLLDSYFTDAVGSAQGAWRQVVAAAALRGVWAPAFSSALAYYDGYRSERLSANILQAQRDYFGAHTYERVDKPRGEFFHTNWTGRGGSTSSSTYNA